From the Hymenobacter yonginensis genome, one window contains:
- a CDS encoding OmpH family outer membrane protein: protein MNLFRVALAAAALTFTSASAALAQAPATTAATSGPLKIGYTSVEYVLSQMPESRQIESDLKAFSTQLENQLKSKYQEYQTKAEAYQKGGAAMAEAVRADKEKELTNLQQSIQEFQRSADQSLQQKQQTLLKPALDKLQKTIDVVAEENGYTYVLNSDGASPVLLHGPKEGDISDLVLKKMGVTPGAAPAAPKAAAPAAAPATPAASKTKTKTKK from the coding sequence ATGAACCTATTCCGCGTTGCGTTGGCTGCGGCCGCCCTTACTTTCACTTCGGCCAGCGCTGCCCTGGCGCAGGCGCCTGCCACCACGGCAGCCACCAGCGGCCCGCTGAAAATCGGTTATACCAGCGTGGAGTACGTGCTGAGCCAGATGCCCGAGAGCCGCCAGATCGAGTCGGACCTGAAAGCCTTCAGCACCCAGCTCGAAAACCAGCTGAAAAGCAAATACCAGGAGTACCAGACCAAAGCCGAAGCCTACCAGAAAGGTGGCGCGGCTATGGCCGAAGCCGTGCGCGCCGACAAAGAGAAGGAGCTGACCAACCTGCAGCAGTCCATCCAGGAGTTCCAGCGCAGCGCCGACCAGAGCCTGCAGCAGAAGCAGCAAACCCTGCTGAAGCCCGCCCTCGACAAGCTTCAGAAGACCATTGACGTGGTGGCCGAAGAAAACGGCTATACCTACGTGCTGAACTCGGACGGTGCCAGCCCAGTGCTGTTGCACGGCCCGAAGGAAGGCGATATTTCGGATCTGGTGCTGAAGAAAATGGGCGTAACGCCCGGCGCTGCCCCGGCTGCTCCTAAAGCTGCTGCCCCAGCTGCCGCTCCGGCCACGCCGGCTGCATCCAAGACCAAAACCAAAACGAAGAAATAA
- a CDS encoding RluA family pseudouridine synthase: MNTPDATDDDFVTPLPLLSAPEEVEDNVAEEGEDELYEHHRIHADKRQELIRLDKFLLNRLQNASRTKIQNAIKAEAVQVNERAVKSNYRVKPGDVITITLPEPPREVGVQPEEMDLDIRYEDESLLMVNKPAGMVVHPAFGHWCGTLVNGLSYHLNNLPTGRNGDIRPGLIHRIDKDTSGLLVIGKTEWAMTHLSQQFFHHTIERTYLALVWGIPKETEGTISTNIGRSLKDRKVQTVFPLGDEHGKHAVTHYKVLQTFGHVALVQCNLETGRTHQIRVHMKHIGHPLFSDATYGGTKVLYGQRTGAYKAFVEKAFELMPRQALHAKSLGFVHPVTGEQMQFEAELPADFTALLEHWAGFEK; the protein is encoded by the coding sequence ATGAATACCCCCGACGCAACCGACGACGATTTCGTAACCCCCTTGCCGCTGCTGTCCGCTCCCGAAGAAGTGGAGGACAACGTAGCTGAAGAGGGCGAAGACGAATTGTACGAGCACCACCGCATTCATGCCGATAAGCGGCAGGAGCTGATCCGGCTGGACAAGTTTCTGCTCAACCGCCTGCAGAATGCTTCCCGCACCAAAATCCAGAACGCCATCAAGGCCGAGGCGGTGCAGGTGAACGAGCGGGCCGTGAAGTCCAACTACCGCGTGAAGCCCGGCGACGTGATTACCATCACGCTGCCCGAGCCCCCGCGCGAAGTAGGCGTGCAGCCCGAGGAAATGGACTTGGACATTCGCTACGAAGACGAGTCGTTGCTGATGGTGAACAAGCCGGCGGGCATGGTAGTGCACCCGGCGTTCGGGCACTGGTGCGGTACGCTGGTAAATGGGCTATCGTATCACCTCAACAACCTGCCCACCGGCCGCAACGGCGACATCCGTCCCGGCCTGATTCACCGCATCGACAAGGACACGTCGGGCCTGCTGGTCATCGGCAAGACGGAATGGGCTATGACGCACCTCTCGCAGCAGTTCTTCCACCACACCATCGAGCGCACTTACCTAGCCTTGGTATGGGGTATTCCGAAGGAAACGGAGGGCACCATCAGCACCAACATCGGGCGCAGCCTGAAAGACCGCAAGGTGCAGACCGTATTCCCGCTCGGCGACGAGCACGGCAAGCACGCCGTAACGCACTACAAGGTGCTCCAGACCTTCGGCCACGTGGCCCTGGTGCAGTGCAACCTCGAAACCGGCCGCACTCACCAGATTCGGGTGCACATGAAGCACATCGGCCACCCGCTGTTCTCGGATGCTACGTATGGCGGCACCAAAGTGCTGTACGGGCAGCGCACGGGGGCCTACAAGGCCTTTGTGGAAAAGGCGTTTGAGCTGATGCCGCGCCAGGCATTGCACGCCAAATCCCTGGGATTCGTGCACCCGGTTACGGGCGAGCAGATGCAGTTCGAGGCCGAGCTGCCTGCTGATTTCACGGCGTTGCTGGAGCATTGGGCCGGCTTCGAGAAATAG
- a CDS encoding tetratricopeptide repeat protein, which yields MRQGQSAESSFELGRLYQMRDMPDSAAYYFNRISLDPKNPMTMVAAGRAALAQGKAAEAQVQFDNAVKASKGKDAKVYTMIAQAYGESDLKDASKGLAYVDAAHKLNKNKDDAALMIARGDIYAKSESGGGEAMNSYERALLADPKSAQASYRKGELNVRSRNYNDARTAFEQAISIDANYAPAYNALAETYFYAGKYDDALSTFQKYQGVAEKSPGTDAKYASFLFLTKKYPEALVEVDKVLARDPQNVTMNRLKAYSLFETGKNAEALTAMETYMKVQPADKLITEDYVYYGKMLSKAGRSDEGTAAIQKAIAADPKKAAELQNELAASYMLAKNYPAAIKAYQAKMKADGTPELTDQIRLAVAYGGNKQYDKADSLYNAVLVARPTYVPGYLMRAKANYYMDPESKQGLAKPHYEKYIEMAKTDPTKYKDGLVEANSYLGYYYYQKGDKAAAAPYYKEVLALDPANENANSVIKSMQAPAKAPAKAAPKKK from the coding sequence TTGCGTCAGGGCCAATCGGCCGAATCTTCGTTCGAGCTGGGCCGCCTGTATCAGATGCGCGACATGCCTGACTCGGCTGCTTACTATTTCAACCGCATCAGCCTCGACCCCAAGAACCCCATGACCATGGTGGCTGCTGGCCGTGCCGCATTGGCACAGGGCAAAGCCGCTGAAGCCCAGGTGCAATTTGACAATGCGGTGAAAGCCAGCAAAGGCAAAGATGCCAAGGTGTACACGATGATTGCGCAGGCTTACGGCGAGTCGGATCTGAAGGACGCGTCGAAAGGCTTGGCCTACGTTGACGCCGCCCACAAGCTCAACAAAAACAAGGACGACGCGGCTCTGATGATTGCCCGTGGCGACATCTACGCCAAGTCGGAAAGCGGTGGCGGCGAAGCCATGAACAGCTACGAGCGCGCCTTGCTGGCCGACCCGAAAAGCGCCCAGGCCAGCTACCGCAAAGGTGAGCTGAACGTACGTTCGCGCAACTATAACGATGCCCGGACGGCTTTCGAGCAGGCCATCAGCATCGACGCTAACTACGCTCCTGCCTATAATGCCCTGGCTGAAACCTATTTCTACGCCGGTAAGTACGACGATGCTCTTTCGACCTTCCAGAAGTATCAGGGAGTAGCTGAGAAGTCGCCGGGCACCGACGCGAAGTATGCTTCGTTCCTGTTCCTGACCAAGAAGTACCCCGAGGCGCTGGTGGAAGTGGACAAGGTATTGGCCCGTGACCCGCAGAACGTGACCATGAACCGTCTGAAGGCCTACTCGCTGTTTGAAACCGGCAAGAACGCCGAGGCACTGACGGCTATGGAAACATACATGAAGGTGCAGCCTGCCGACAAGCTCATCACCGAAGACTACGTGTACTACGGTAAGATGCTTTCGAAAGCTGGTCGCTCCGATGAAGGCACGGCTGCCATCCAGAAAGCCATTGCCGCCGACCCCAAGAAGGCTGCTGAACTGCAAAATGAGCTGGCTGCCAGCTACATGCTCGCCAAAAACTACCCTGCTGCCATCAAGGCTTACCAGGCCAAGATGAAAGCTGACGGTACGCCAGAGCTTACCGACCAGATCCGTCTGGCCGTGGCTTACGGTGGCAACAAGCAGTACGACAAGGCCGACAGCCTCTACAACGCGGTTCTGGTGGCTCGCCCAACGTACGTGCCTGGCTACCTGATGCGCGCCAAAGCCAACTACTACATGGACCCCGAGTCCAAGCAGGGTTTGGCCAAGCCGCACTACGAGAAGTACATTGAGATGGCCAAGACCGACCCGACCAAATACAAGGACGGTCTGGTAGAAGCCAACAGCTACCTCGGCTACTACTACTACCAGAAAGGCGACAAAGCGGCTGCTGCTCCTTACTACAAGGAAGTGCTGGCGCTGGACCCTGCCAACGAGAATGCCAATTCGGTAATCAAGTCGATGCAGGCCCCCGCCAAGGCTCCGGCCAAGGCTGCTCCTAAGAAGAAGTAA
- a CDS encoding PstS family phosphate ABC transporter substrate-binding protein codes for MTVPFVNLQRLGLPLAASALLLAGCNQNPNANTGPNDDTATSGRIQISVDETFAPIVKSQVDTFQKLYTYAHIDAAYKAEDYVANDLLTGKVRAVVLSRPLTTEEQADLEKQKLFPRTTKIATDGLAIILHPSNPDSLLTMAQLKAIFTGQTSSWKQISGKSKLDQINVVFDANRSSTTRYVQDSITRGAALTKQVFAAKSNPALLDYVATHPNAIGIVGANWISDRDDAAVQRFLKQVRVAGISRSASPKSEEDYLQPYQAYLALKTYPLRREVYIISREGRAGLGTGFASFVAGTKGQLIVLKSGMMPATGQTRIVTIKK; via the coding sequence ATGACCGTACCATTCGTTAATCTGCAGCGCCTGGGCCTGCCGCTGGCCGCAAGCGCCCTGCTGCTGGCCGGCTGCAACCAGAATCCCAATGCCAACACGGGCCCGAACGATGATACGGCCACCAGCGGCCGCATCCAGATCAGCGTGGACGAAACCTTCGCTCCTATCGTGAAGTCACAGGTTGATACGTTTCAGAAGCTCTACACCTACGCCCACATCGACGCGGCGTATAAGGCCGAGGACTACGTAGCCAACGATCTGCTCACGGGCAAGGTGCGGGCGGTAGTGCTTTCGCGGCCCCTAACTACCGAGGAGCAGGCGGATCTGGAGAAGCAAAAGCTGTTTCCACGCACCACCAAGATTGCCACCGATGGCTTGGCCATCATTCTGCATCCGTCTAACCCTGATTCTCTGCTGACGATGGCCCAGCTTAAGGCTATCTTCACGGGGCAGACCAGCAGCTGGAAGCAGATCAGCGGCAAGAGCAAGCTCGACCAGATCAATGTGGTGTTTGATGCCAACCGCTCCAGCACCACCCGCTACGTGCAGGACTCCATCACGCGGGGTGCGGCCCTCACCAAGCAGGTATTCGCCGCAAAATCGAACCCGGCGCTGCTCGATTACGTTGCTACTCATCCAAACGCTATTGGCATTGTAGGTGCCAACTGGATCAGTGACCGGGACGACGCGGCGGTGCAGCGGTTTTTGAAGCAGGTACGGGTAGCAGGCATCAGCCGCTCAGCCAGCCCCAAATCTGAAGAAGACTATCTGCAGCCGTACCAGGCATATCTGGCCCTGAAAACCTACCCGCTCCGGCGTGAAGTCTACATCATCAGCCGCGAAGGGCGGGCCGGACTTGGCACCGGTTTTGCATCCTTTGTAGCAGGTACCAAAGGGCAGCTGATCGTGCTCAAGTCAGGCATGATGCCTGCCACCGGGCAGACCCGCATTGTCACGATCAAGAAGTAG
- a CDS encoding energy transducer TonB, translating into MTNSTLDLRTATLDDMVFEGRNKAYGAFLLRRLYNQHLARASATAIVLSLLFISSPLAFRYLFPPMVVAPDVFVLPDPGVVLIDPPVIEHREVEPVKQVAVTVRPPQATTPTKVVKDELAKPEIAKPEIKEVGPVVDEVGPTGPVAIAGSETGSLIGSPTGTKDSGSTKTTGPPKPFITAEVMPQFVGGQEALMRYMQKNLRYPPQALRNNVDGRVFISFTVLASGDIADVQVLKGLGYGTDEEATRVVKNMPAWVPGQQNNRSVAVRYTLPITFRYE; encoded by the coding sequence ATGACCAACAGCACCCTCGATCTGCGAACCGCCACTCTCGATGACATGGTCTTCGAAGGGCGCAACAAGGCGTACGGCGCCTTCCTGCTCCGGCGCCTCTACAACCAACACCTGGCCCGGGCTTCCGCCACGGCCATTGTGCTGAGCTTGCTCTTCATCAGCTCGCCGCTGGCATTCCGCTACCTGTTTCCGCCGATGGTGGTAGCTCCGGATGTCTTTGTATTGCCGGACCCAGGCGTAGTACTGATTGATCCGCCTGTAATTGAACATCGCGAGGTGGAACCCGTCAAGCAAGTGGCCGTCACGGTCAGGCCTCCGCAGGCTACCACGCCTACCAAGGTGGTGAAGGACGAGCTGGCAAAGCCGGAAATCGCCAAGCCCGAGATTAAGGAAGTCGGCCCGGTGGTGGATGAGGTGGGCCCAACGGGTCCGGTGGCCATTGCCGGCTCCGAAACCGGCAGCCTCATTGGCAGCCCTACCGGCACCAAGGACTCCGGCTCGACCAAGACGACGGGCCCGCCCAAGCCGTTTATCACGGCGGAGGTGATGCCGCAGTTTGTGGGCGGCCAGGAAGCCCTGATGCGCTACATGCAGAAAAACCTGCGCTACCCGCCCCAGGCCCTGCGCAACAACGTGGATGGCCGGGTCTTCATCTCCTTCACGGTGCTGGCCAGCGGCGACATTGCCGACGTGCAGGTGCTGAAAGGCCTGGGCTACGGCACCGACGAGGAGGCCACCCGCGTGGTGAAGAACATGCCGGCCTGGGTGCCGGGCCAGCAGAACAACCGCTCGGTAGCGGTGCGCTACACGCTGCCGATTACCTTCCGCTATGAATAG
- a CDS encoding energy transducer TonB: MMDNAQIARASLNDIVFEGRNKAYGAYVLRRLYSKHVTRALLIAVAFFALLVSFPLIARIFSDNTVVEEDKMLKENVLMDAPPLDQTKPPPPPPPPEAPPPPPPKLSTIKFTPPVVKKDEEVQKQEEIPDQKELEDKVVSTVTVKGNTDNPIDLNGLEGEGNKVVEEVVEQKVYQYVEQMPVFPGGQEALLQYIGKNIKYPALALRNQVEGKVFIAFVVGPDGQVSDVKVQKGIGAGCDEEASRVIKTLPKFAPGKQNGRAVSVSYTVPVTFAIK; this comes from the coding sequence ATGATGGATAACGCTCAAATAGCGCGGGCAAGCCTCAACGACATCGTATTCGAAGGCCGTAACAAGGCCTACGGAGCGTATGTGCTGCGGCGCTTGTACAGCAAGCACGTCACGCGCGCCCTTCTCATCGCAGTTGCCTTCTTTGCCCTGCTCGTAAGCTTCCCGCTGATTGCGCGGATCTTCAGCGATAACACGGTAGTGGAAGAAGACAAGATGCTGAAGGAAAACGTCCTGATGGATGCCCCTCCATTGGACCAGACCAAACCACCGCCACCGCCACCGCCACCGGAGGCGCCACCACCGCCACCGCCGAAGCTTTCTACAATCAAATTCACGCCTCCGGTCGTGAAGAAAGATGAGGAAGTACAGAAGCAGGAGGAGATTCCAGATCAGAAGGAACTGGAAGACAAGGTAGTCTCGACCGTCACGGTAAAAGGCAACACCGACAACCCAATCGACCTGAACGGGCTGGAAGGTGAAGGCAACAAAGTGGTGGAAGAGGTAGTGGAGCAGAAAGTTTACCAGTACGTGGAGCAAATGCCCGTATTCCCTGGTGGACAGGAAGCTTTGCTGCAATACATTGGCAAGAACATTAAGTATCCAGCGCTGGCTCTGCGCAACCAGGTAGAAGGCAAAGTATTTATTGCTTTCGTAGTTGGTCCGGATGGCCAGGTGTCGGATGTGAAGGTTCAGAAGGGTATTGGCGCCGGCTGCGACGAAGAAGCTAGCCGCGTAATCAAAACCCTGCCGAAGTTTGCACCAGGTAAGCAGAACGGCCGTGCCGTGAGCGTATCCTACACCGTACCGGTGACCTTCGCTATCAAGTAA
- a CDS encoding ExbD/TolR family protein: MSTKIDMTPMVDLAFLLLTFFMLTTTFNKPNVMQLTMPVKEKNPEEQSQIKASNAFTILMGEANKVYFYDGLLADDVKPELKLTNYSADGIRKELLARRRNPDLVVLIKPDDKSNYQNMVDILDEMNITDQKKYALVDISQADLDLIKTSGL, from the coding sequence ATGTCGACCAAAATCGACATGACACCGATGGTGGACTTGGCCTTCCTGCTTCTGACCTTCTTTATGCTGACCACGACGTTCAATAAGCCGAACGTGATGCAGCTGACGATGCCGGTTAAGGAGAAAAATCCTGAAGAACAATCCCAGATCAAGGCATCCAATGCTTTCACGATTCTGATGGGTGAGGCCAATAAGGTGTACTTCTACGACGGCCTGCTGGCCGACGACGTGAAGCCCGAGCTGAAACTCACCAACTACTCGGCCGACGGCATCCGTAAGGAGCTGCTGGCCCGTCGTCGGAATCCGGATCTGGTGGTACTCATCAAGCCGGACGATAAGTCCAACTACCAGAACATGGTAGACATCTTGGATGAGATGAACATAACCGACCAGAAGAAATATGCGTTGGTAGACATTTCGCAGGCTGACTTAGACCTCATTAAAACCTCCGGGCTATGA
- a CDS encoding ExbD/TolR family protein, whose protein sequence is MGKVKPHRTGPSLDMTPMVDLAFLLVTFFMLTTKFSPEEVVVVDTPSSTSDFKLPESNVIRLLIDKDKRVFFGLESDKARPVLLDKMAAKYGVTFTDKQKKAFGGLNSFGVPIQQLGSLLSMSTEARKEVKQPGLLSVTDTVQLMDWVMEARKANQEAVGKPTFIAIKGDNNADVATVKRVIQLMQNKNINRFNLVTDLENKPVVSR, encoded by the coding sequence ATGGGTAAAGTAAAGCCTCATAGAACCGGCCCTTCGCTGGATATGACCCCGATGGTGGATCTGGCCTTCCTGCTGGTGACATTCTTCATGCTGACCACCAAGTTCTCCCCGGAGGAAGTGGTGGTGGTTGACACGCCTTCTTCTACTTCTGACTTCAAACTGCCGGAGAGCAATGTAATCCGCCTCCTGATCGACAAAGACAAGCGCGTCTTCTTCGGTCTGGAAAGCGACAAAGCCCGCCCGGTACTGCTCGATAAGATGGCTGCCAAATACGGCGTCACCTTCACCGACAAGCAGAAGAAAGCCTTTGGTGGCCTCAACAGCTTTGGCGTGCCGATTCAGCAGCTTGGCTCACTCCTGAGCATGTCTACTGAAGCGCGCAAAGAAGTGAAGCAGCCCGGCCTGTTGTCTGTTACCGATACGGTGCAGCTGATGGACTGGGTGATGGAAGCCCGTAAGGCCAACCAGGAAGCTGTGGGCAAACCCACGTTCATCGCCATCAAAGGCGACAACAACGCGGACGTTGCTACAGTGAAGCGTGTCATCCAGCTGATGCAAAACAAGAACATCAACCGTTTCAACCTCGTTACCGATTTGGAGAACAAGCCGGTAGTGAGCCGTTAA
- a CDS encoding MotA/TolQ/ExbB proton channel family protein, with protein MEQKNALNKNVRPAAPAAPKGEAKGGSAFAAIVIPLAFVVSIIIFNFVLGNPGNFVGNDNANAALPGNYLGTVYKGGVIVPILMTLFLLVLTFSIERFLTISKAKGSKGVESFVRTVRQKLNVNDITGAIAACDQQKGSVAAVVKSGLLKYQEMARERGLDKDQKILAIQKEIEESTTLELPMLEKNLVILSTIASVSTLVGLLGTVFGMIKAFSALAQAGNPDAVALAEGISEALINTAIGIAGSAIAIIAYNYFTSKIDELTYSIDEAGFSIIQTFAAQHGEKPTETYSA; from the coding sequence ATGGAACAAAAGAATGCCCTGAACAAGAACGTGCGGCCTGCCGCTCCTGCCGCGCCCAAGGGTGAGGCGAAAGGCGGATCCGCGTTTGCCGCCATCGTGATTCCGCTGGCCTTCGTTGTAAGCATTATCATCTTCAACTTCGTGTTGGGTAACCCCGGCAACTTTGTGGGTAATGACAACGCCAATGCAGCCCTGCCCGGCAATTACCTCGGCACGGTATACAAAGGCGGTGTGATCGTACCGATCCTGATGACGCTTTTCCTGCTCGTACTGACCTTCTCGATCGAGCGTTTCCTGACCATCAGCAAAGCCAAAGGCTCGAAAGGTGTTGAGTCGTTCGTACGGACCGTACGTCAGAAACTGAACGTGAACGACATCACTGGTGCCATCGCCGCCTGCGACCAGCAGAAAGGTTCGGTAGCCGCCGTAGTGAAGTCGGGCCTGCTGAAGTACCAAGAGATGGCCCGCGAGCGTGGCCTCGACAAAGACCAGAAGATCCTGGCTATCCAGAAGGAAATCGAAGAGTCGACGACTCTGGAGCTGCCCATGCTGGAGAAAAACCTCGTTATCCTCTCCACCATTGCTTCGGTATCGACGCTGGTAGGTCTGCTGGGTACGGTATTCGGTATGATCAAGGCCTTCTCGGCTCTGGCACAAGCTGGTAACCCCGATGCAGTAGCCCTGGCTGAAGGTATCTCGGAAGCACTGATCAACACGGCTATTGGTATCGCCGGCTCGGCCATCGCCATTATCGCCTACAACTACTTCACCAGCAAGATTGACGAGCTGACCTACAGCATCGACGAAGCTGGTTTCAGCATCATTCAGACCTTCGCCGCTCAGCACGGTGAGAAGCCAACGGAAACTTACTCGGCCTAA
- the mazG gene encoding nucleoside triphosphate pyrophosphohydrolase, giving the protein METTSPDRRPAQLAAFGRLLDVLERLRAECPWDRKQTLESLRHLTIEETYELSDAIIRNDLPDLKKELGDVFLHLIFYAKIASETGHFDIADVLNAQCEKLIFRHPHIYGNAQADTEEEVKKNWEQLKLQEKGNTSVLGGVPTSLPALVKAMRIQEKARGAGFDWEKPEQVWEKVQEELGEFKDEFAHADPAAINPERAAAEFGDLLFSLINFARHAGINPEEALERTNRKFIHRFQHLETQAARNGQRLADLSLAQMDVYWEEAKQQALPPSQNSPTK; this is encoded by the coding sequence ATGGAAACCACTTCTCCCGACCGCCGCCCGGCCCAGCTGGCCGCCTTCGGCCGCCTGCTCGACGTACTGGAGCGCCTGCGCGCCGAATGCCCCTGGGACCGGAAACAGACGCTGGAAAGCCTGCGCCACCTGACCATTGAGGAAACCTACGAGCTCAGCGACGCCATCATCCGCAACGACCTGCCCGACCTGAAAAAAGAGCTGGGCGACGTGTTTCTGCACCTTATCTTCTACGCCAAAATAGCCTCCGAAACCGGCCACTTCGATATTGCCGACGTGCTGAATGCCCAGTGTGAAAAGCTGATTTTTCGGCACCCGCACATCTACGGCAACGCCCAGGCCGACACGGAAGAAGAGGTTAAAAAGAACTGGGAGCAGCTCAAACTCCAGGAAAAAGGCAACACGTCGGTGCTTGGCGGCGTACCTACCTCACTGCCGGCGCTGGTAAAGGCAATGCGTATCCAGGAAAAAGCGCGCGGAGCAGGATTCGATTGGGAGAAGCCTGAGCAGGTGTGGGAGAAAGTGCAGGAGGAGCTGGGTGAGTTCAAAGATGAATTTGCGCACGCCGATCCGGCTGCCATCAACCCTGAGCGGGCTGCCGCCGAATTTGGTGACTTGCTGTTTTCGCTTATCAACTTTGCCCGCCATGCCGGCATCAACCCGGAAGAAGCCCTCGAACGCACCAACCGCAAATTCATTCACCGCTTTCAACACCTGGAAACCCAGGCGGCCCGCAATGGCCAGCGCCTCGCCGATCTGAGTCTTGCCCAAATGGACGTGTATTGGGAAGAAGCCAAACAACAGGCGCTTCCTCCCAGCCAGAACTCGCCCACGAAATAG
- the glmM gene encoding phosphoglucosamine mutase — protein MALIKSISGIRGTIGGAAGDGLTPIDVVKYAAAFGTWVLANTQNNTIIIGRDARISGEMVSKLVAATLQGLGINVIDLGLSTTPTVEMAVPAKNAGGGIILTASHNPKQWNALKLLNNKGEFISDQEGQQVLALGDSESFDFAPVTKLGQYSTDDTFLQTHIDAILALPLVDKAAIKAKNFRVVVDAVNSTGGFAVPMLLEQLGVEIIEKLFCEPTGDFAHNPEPLPENLREIAKTMEKGSFDLGIVVDPDVDRLALVNEDGTMFGEEYTLVAVADYVLQQNGGGNTVSNLSSTRALRDVTEKQGGQYAAAAVGEVNVVTKMKETNAVIGGEGNGGIIYPELHYGRDSLVGIALFLSHLAKTGLTMTRLRNSYPNYFISKNKIELTPEINTDEVLKQMAARYAKQPVNTIDGVKIEFDKEWVHLRKSNTEPIIRIYAESESNATADHLANKIIGDIREIISK, from the coding sequence GTGGCACTAATTAAATCCATTTCGGGCATCCGGGGTACCATCGGCGGCGCTGCCGGCGACGGCCTGACACCTATCGACGTTGTGAAGTACGCCGCGGCCTTTGGCACGTGGGTACTGGCCAATACGCAAAACAACACCATCATCATTGGCCGCGACGCCCGCATTTCGGGCGAGATGGTGAGCAAGCTGGTGGCGGCCACGCTGCAGGGCCTGGGCATCAACGTCATCGACCTGGGACTGAGCACCACGCCCACGGTGGAAATGGCGGTGCCGGCCAAAAACGCGGGCGGCGGCATCATCCTCACGGCGTCGCACAATCCCAAGCAGTGGAACGCGCTGAAATTGCTCAACAACAAGGGCGAATTCATCTCCGACCAGGAAGGGCAGCAGGTGTTGGCGCTCGGCGACTCCGAGTCGTTTGACTTTGCGCCCGTGACCAAGCTGGGCCAGTACAGCACCGACGATACGTTCCTGCAGACCCACATCGACGCCATTCTGGCCCTGCCGCTGGTAGACAAGGCGGCCATCAAGGCCAAGAACTTCCGGGTGGTGGTAGATGCTGTGAACTCCACCGGGGGCTTCGCGGTGCCGATGCTGCTGGAGCAGCTGGGCGTGGAAATCATTGAGAAGCTGTTCTGCGAGCCCACCGGCGACTTCGCCCACAACCCCGAGCCGCTGCCCGAAAACCTGCGCGAAATTGCCAAGACGATGGAGAAAGGTTCCTTCGACCTGGGTATTGTGGTGGACCCCGACGTGGACCGCCTGGCGCTGGTGAACGAAGACGGCACCATGTTCGGCGAGGAGTACACGCTAGTGGCCGTGGCCGACTACGTGCTGCAGCAGAACGGCGGCGGCAACACCGTGAGCAATCTGAGCAGCACCCGCGCCCTGCGCGACGTGACCGAGAAGCAGGGCGGCCAGTACGCCGCTGCCGCCGTAGGCGAGGTGAACGTGGTAACCAAGATGAAGGAAACCAACGCCGTCATCGGGGGCGAGGGCAACGGGGGTATCATCTACCCCGAGCTGCACTACGGCCGCGACTCGCTGGTGGGCATTGCGCTGTTTTTGAGCCATCTGGCCAAAACCGGCCTCACCATGACCCGCCTGCGCAACTCGTATCCGAACTACTTCATCTCGAAAAACAAGATCGAGCTGACGCCGGAAATCAACACCGACGAGGTGCTGAAGCAGATGGCCGCGCGCTACGCCAAGCAGCCCGTAAACACGATAGACGGCGTGAAGATTGAGTTCGACAAGGAGTGGGTGCACCTGCGCAAGTCCAACACCGAGCCTATCATCCGGATCTACGCTGAGTCGGAGTCCAACGCCACGGCCGACCATCTGGCTAACAAGATCATCGGCGACATTCGGGAAATTATCAGCAAGTAA